Sequence from the Gemmatimonadota bacterium genome:
TCCGATCACGGTTTCGACAGGCGCGCAACCTTCTTCGAGACAAGCCAGTTCGGTGACCGTGACCGTCATGTCATCGGAAAGGCTCAGTGCTTCGCGCAATGCCTCTTTGATGTTTCGGACCCGTTCGCGGTCCGGGCGACGGGGTGACGTGTTGATCAACATGTGCTCTCCTTTTCCTGCGACAGGGGTGAGGCCGTTACGGTCATGCGGACTCCTCGGTCATCTGAAGTTCCGGAAAGGGGTTCCGGGCCTCTGCCCAGGTTTTGCTGTCGGCGGCGGCGAGGTCCTCTTCGAGCAGGCACGCGTCGAGGCGAGCGCGTATCGCCGCTTCGTGCATCTGCTGACCGATGAAAACGAGCTGCTGCGCGCGGTCGCCGAAGCGGGCATGCCAACCTGGCTGCCGGTCGGGTCGCTGATCCTCCGGGTGCCCCCAGTGTTCGCGTGGTACGGCCGCCCACCACATCCCGAGGGGCTTCACGCTGCTGATGCCCCCGGCCTGCGCCCATTCGTAGGCGACCCGGTGGTCCGCGGCGACCCAGAAGAAGCCCTTCGAGCGGAGCACGCCGGACCAGTTCCCGTCGTCGTGCAGGAACGCCCACAGCTTCTCGGCGTCGAAGGGCTGCGACGTCCGATAGGTGAAGCTCGAGATCCCGTACTCCTCGGTCTCCGGCGTGTGCTCACCCTGAAGCTCTCGAATCCAGCCGGCGGAGTGCGCCGCCTTCTCGTAGTCAAACAGGCCCGTGTCGAGCACGCATTCGAGCGGGACCTGTCCGCGCGTCGCCATGAGGACCTTCGCGCCGGGGTTGAACGCTTTCACGATGGCCTCGACCTCGAGAGCCTGATCGTTGCTCACGAGATCGAGCTTGTTGAGCACGATGACGTCGGCGAACTCGATCTGGTCGATGAGCAGGTCGGTCACCGTCCGGTGATCTTCTTCGCCCAGCGACTCACCGCGGTCTTGGAGCGCTTCGGCGGCGTTGTAGTCCCGCAGGAAGCTCGCCGCGTCCACGACCGTGACCATCGTGTCGAGGCGCGAAACCTGACCCAGGCTCACGCCGTTCTCGTCCTCGAAGGTGAAGGTCTGCGCGACCGGAATGGGCTCTGAGATCCCGGTCGACTCGATGAGCAGGTAATCGAAGCGTCTTTCCTGCGCGAGTCGTGAGACCTCGGCGAGCAGGTCGTCCCGCAGCGTGCAGCAGATGCAGCCGTTCGTCATCTCGACCAGCTTCTCCTCGGTCCGTGAGAGTTCCGCACCACCGCGCTCAACAAGCGCCGCGTCGATGTTGACCTCACTCATGTCGTTGACGATGACCGCGACGCGCATGCCCTCGCGGTTATTGAGCACGTTGTTGAGCAGTGAGGTCTTGCCGGCGCCGAGAAAGCCGGACAGGACCGTAACGGGCAGTCTCTCTGACTGGGGCATTGATGATCCTTTACTCATGGGGTGGCCACATTGCCGGGCGGCTGTTGATAACAAATGCCTTTCGCGTCAAGTTCATCTAGTTCAGTCGTGTGTATTTGATGGGGATGCGTCTCAGGCAGGATCGTCTTTCTCCGAACTGCACTGCGCACAGGTGCCGAGCAGTTCGACGACCGGCCGCCTGGTACGGAATCCTATCTCGTTGCCCGCCGCTTTCAGGCTCAAGGCCACGCTGGGATCTTCAACCTCGGCTACTTCGCCGCAGTCGTCGCAGATCAGGAACTGGCTGGCATGCGGATGATCCGGATGTGCGCAGCCCACATAGGCGTTCAGGCTTTCGAGCTTGTGCACCAGACCCTGCTCGAGCAGGAAGTTCAGCGCCCGGTAGACCGTCGGTGGCGCGGGATTCCGGACTACGCCGCGCATGCGCTCCAATAGGTCGTAAGCACTGAGCGGTTTTTCGGCTACGCACAGCAGTTGAAGCGCGGCCTTGCGTTGTTCGGTCAGCCGCGCGCCGCGCTCATGGCACAGAGCCTCGGCTCGTTCCAGTACCTGGGAAAGCGCTTTGTTATTCACAGGTCTCTCCTTCCCGATCAATCGCCCAAGGCGGCGACCAGTGTTCGGATGTTGTGCAACATCATGCCAAGGTGAGTATCAGCCGGCCCACCCGCCTTCGACAGCGCGTCGGAATAGAGCGTGCCGCCGATCTGTGCTCCGGTTTCCCGGACGATCTGGTCGAGCAGGCGCCGGTCGGAGATGTTGTCGATGAAGACGGCCGAGATCTTTTCCCTGTTGATCTGACGTATCAGCCTGGCCACGTCGCCGGCGGACGGCTCCGCTTCGGTGCTGAAACCGACCGGGGCATGGAACTCGATGCCGAAGTCTGCCGACAGATAACCGAATGCGTCGTGGGAGGTGACCACCATGCGCCGTTCGGCCGGCAGCGAATCGATCGTTGCGCGAACCTGTGCCTCGACCGCGTCGATCTCATCCATGTACCGCGTCGTGTTGCGGTGATAGATTTCGGCCCCCGCCGGGTCGACCGCGGCCAATCCACCGGCGATGTTGCGGACATAGATCCGGGCGTTGTCCAGGCTCTGCCACGCATGGGGATCGATCTCGCGGTGGCCGCTTTCCCCTACCCAGAGGGGCTTGACGCCGTCGGTCGCCGTCACCACCCGTCCCTTGTACCCGGATGCCTTCGTCAGGCGGTCTATCCAGCCCTCAAAACCCAGTCCATTGACGACCAGCAACCTGGCTTCGGCGACGGTCCGGGCGTCCGCCGGGGTCGGCTGATAAACGTGCGCGTCTTCGCCGGGACCGACGAGGGTGGTAACGTGCACCCGGTCACCGCCTATCTGCCGGACCATATCACCCAGGATGCTGAACGACGCGACCACGTCGATGGAGGTGTCGGCCCGAGCGGTACCCGCCCCTGACAAGGCGATCAAACAGGCGGCGAAGACAAAAGAGCGGATAGATCGAATAATCAACTTGGCCATATCCTGGTTCATACCTGGCATCATGCTTCCAGATGACGGCGTGGCCTGAGGTGCGTCATGATTACGCCGTCAGGTCCGAAGGACAGTGAGAACAGATAGAACGCTCCCGCTGTCAGGATGATGGCTGGGCCGGAAGGCAGACTGGCGTGATAGGACAACAACAGGCCGACATACCCGCCCAGAAAGGCCGCAAGCACACCGATGACCACCAGGGGCGTGAGATCACGCGTCCAGAACCGGGCGGCGGCGGCGGGTAGGATCATGATCCCAACCGCCATCAGGGTCCCCAGCGCATGAAATCCGCCCACCAGATTGAGGACCGCCAGCACGAGAAAGCTGTAGTGGCCCACCGGACTCAGGGGACTCACCGATCGGAGAAAGCCCGGGTCGAAACACTCCATTACCAATGGCCGGTAGAGGACAGCGAGCCCTAACAGGGTGACCGTGGCGATGCCCGCGACCAGGTAAATGGCCGCATCGTTCAAAGCGAGCACCGTACCGAACAGGATGTGCAGCAGGTCGACGTTGCTGCCACGCGTCGAGACGATGACGACCCCGACGGCGAGGGAAATCAGATAGAAGGCAGCCAGGCTGGAATCCTCGCGGGCCACGGTGGTGCGGGCCACCAGTCCGGAGAGCATGGCCACGGTCACCCCCGCGATCACCCCGCCGAGGGTCATGGCGCCGAGCGACAGCCCCGCCACGAGGTATCCGAGGGCCGCACCGGGAAGAATGGCATGGGCCATGGCATCCCCGGTCAGACTCATCCGCCGCAGGGTCAGGAACACCCCGATGGGGGTCGCCCCAAGAGAGAGGGCAAGGCAACCGACCAGGGCCCGGCGCATGAAGCCGAATTCGACGAAGGGGGCGATGACGGCATCGTACATTATACGCCCTCCACCGGAAGGTCCACCGGACGGGAAGGAACCCGGGCGATCATCTTACGCATAGGACCGCTCCGTCGTCAAAGGCCTCGGTAAGCCGGCGCGCGTGATCGAGATTCGCCGGTGAAAGGACGTCCTCCGTCGGTCCGGCGGCGATCTGCTCGCGGGCCAGGAGAAGGGTTTCCGGGAACTCCGACCGGACCTGATCCAGGTCGTGCAGTACGGCGACCACCGTCCGCCGCTCCCGGTGCCAGCGGCGAATGAGCCCCTTGAGATCCCGCACCGTCGCCGAATCGATGGCCGTGAACGGCTCGTCCAGAAGAATCAGCCGAGCGTCCTGGAGGAGCAGGCGGGCGAACAGTGCACGTTGCATTTGCCCCCCGGAGAGCGTGCCGATGGGGCGCCGCTCGAAACCACCCAGCCCCACGGTATCCAGGGCCTCGCCAACCATCCGGTCGCCTTCCCGTCCGAATCGACGGGAAGCTCCTCTTTGCCTCCACAGCCCAATGGCCACCACGTCGAAGACCGAGATCGGAAAGCTCCAGTCGATTTCGGCTTGTTGAGGGAGGTACGCGATTTCCGAGGGGTCGATCCCCGTCAACCTGATTGCGCCGCCAAGTGGCACGAGGCTGCCGATGGTCCCTTTGAGTAGCGTCGATTTTCCGGCGCCGTTCGGTCCCACCACGGCGACGAGGGACCCGGCACGGATGGCGTAATCGAGATGATGGACCGCGGGATGGCGGTCGTATCCGAGGGTCAGATTTTCAAAACGCAAGATCGTGCTGTCCATTGGCGCAATCATATCAGGGCCCAGGCGACTGCCAACCACAACAGTCCGGCGGCGACGCCGGCCAGCGCAAGGCGCGCTCCAATGCCGGCCCGAAGAGGTGAAAATCCAGCTTTGTTCAGTTGTTGCAACATGACCATTTGTAGACTATTTGTGCGGAAGATAGAGTTGATTTCCGTCCTTTACAAACCCACTGCCGGTTTCAGTGCAAACGACGCGTTCAGCGCCCACAATCCCAGCAGTACCAGAAGCGTGCCGCCAAGCGCACCCAGGCCAGCGCCCGCCAGCGTCCACAGCGGTGATCGGTGAGCGATCACCGTACTCGCCCATGCCCTCGCCTCCGTAGCAATGATGGCCAGGACGACAATGGTGATCGCGGTACCTATGGACATGGCGATCACGGAGAGCGCGCCAAACCAGATCAGATCCATCGCGGTAGCGAGGATCAGCACAAACACGGCTCCGCTGCAGGGACGCAGTCCAATGGACAGAACCACGCCAGCCGCCGCGGGCCGGCTGCCGACCGTATCGATCTCGGCCGCACTGGGCATATGCCGGCAGCCGTTGCCCGCCCCATGAACAGGGTCGGCAGGAACGTGGCGGACTTCGCCGGCTACGCGCCGCAAACTGCGAACGCTTTCGGACAAGACGCCAGCCGCGCGTACCAGCAAGTAGAGACCGACGAGGGCAAGCAACGTGAAACTGGCCCGCGTCGCCCACAGTGATGCCGTTTCTGTATCTATCGGCAGCCGGCCGGCCAATCCGATCGGTACGCAAACCAGCACCAGAGCCGTCACACCCTGAAGCAGCGCAGCGGCGGCGCCCATGGCAATACCGTGATTCAACCGGCTTCGGTGGGTCAACAGGTAAGTCGTCAACACGATCTTCCCGTGTCCGGGCCCCGCGGCATGCAAGACACCGTAAATAAAGCTCGTCAGCACCAAAGCCCAGCCGAAGCCATCCGTGCCACGCAGCGATTCAAACTCCTGCATCAAGCCCATGAGGAATTCATTCTGCAATGCCCAGATCCAGAGCGCTACCCGATCCCAGATCGCAACTTCCTGCCTGGTGTCCGCGTGACCGTCACCCGTGGATTCTTCGGCGGCGACCGTCTCGACGGGCAGCATCGTTGTCGCGTGGATATCCATCGAGTACGCGACGGCACACAGGCATGCAAGAAAGAACCTCATTTTGCCACTGATTCGCATCGAACAGTCACCTTTTAACAAACGGAATCCTGAGGTTGTTACCACCGCTATAGACAAAGACCAGCGGGCCGGTCGTCGTAGTTTATGTTATGTTATAACGTAACGAATAATAACTAAAAGAAACACGTTGTCAAGCCCAAGATTGCCTGTTCCGCAAAAAGGCAACCTGTGAAAGCTCGACCGTGCCGGAAAGTGCCTGTTCAAAAAGATAAAGCCCGCTTTTAACGGGCTAACGTGAACTATGAAGCCTTCGGGTGCCGGGCGTAGGTTCATTCCCATTCGATGGTGCCGGGTGGCTTGGAACTGAGGTCGTAGACCACGCGGTTTACGCCTCGCACTTCGTTGATGATGCGGTTCGAGACGTGCGCCAGGAAGTCCGTGGGCAGGCGCGCCCAATCGGCCGTCATGAAGTCCAGCGTGGTCACGGCGCGGAGGGCGATGACGCGCTCGTAGGTGCGGGCGTCGCCCATCACGCCGACGGTCTTGACCGGGAGCAGCACGGCCAGCGCCTGGGAGACCTCGTCGTACAGGCCGGCCCTGCGCAGTTCGTCGATGAAGATCCTGTCCGCGTCCTGCAGCATGGCCACCCGCTCCCGGGTCACTTCCCCCAGCACGCGGATGCCCAGGCCGGGTCCCGGGAAGGGATGTCGGTTGATGATCTCGTCGGGCAGGCCGAGTTCCCGGCCCACGGTGCGCACCTCGTCCTTGAACAGGTTCCGGACCGGTTCGAGCAGTTCCAGTTCCAGGTCGTCCGGCAACCCGCCCACGTTGTGGTGGGTCTTGATGACGCTGGCCGGGCCCTTCACGGAGGCGCTTTCGATCACGTCGGGGTAGAGGGTGCCCTGGGCCAGGATGTGGACGCCGCGCAGCGAGGTCAGTTCGCTTTCCAGGACGCGAATGAACTCGTCCCCGATGATCTTGCGCTTCTGCTCCGGTTCCTCCACGCCCTTCAGCCGGTCCAGGAACCGGTCCGAGGCGTCGACGAAGCGGAACCGGGCGTTGATGGTCCGGCGGTAGGTCTCCTCGACCTCCCGGGCCTCGTCCTTCCGGAGCATGCCCGTGTCCACGAAGATGCAGGTCAGGCGGTCCCCGATGGCCCGGCCGATCAGCGCCGCAACGACCGAGGAATCCACGCCGCCGCTGGCGAAGCAGGCCACGCGGCGCTCGCCCACGGTCTCCCGGATGGAGGCCAGTGCCTCGTCGATGAAGGTCCGCGGCGTCCAGCTTCCTTCGCAGCCGCAAATGGCGAATACGAAGTTCTCCAGGACTTCGCGGCCCTGGACCGTGTGCACCACTTCGGGATGGAATTGCACGCCGTAGATCCGGCGGTCCAGTTGGGCGACTGCGGCGATATGTCCGTTGTCGGAGCGGGCGATGACGTCGAAATCCGGCGGCGGCGCCTTGAGTTCGTCGCCGTGACTCATCCAGACCGTCATGCGCTCCGGCAGGTCGCGGAACAGGGGCGTGTCGCCCGTCGTACGGATCCCCGCGTTGCCGTACTCCCGGGTTCCGGCGTGGGCGACCTCGCCTTCGTGGTAATGCCCCATGAGCTGCAGGCCGTAGCAGATCCCGAGGATCGGCTTGCCAGCCTCGAATATGCCCGGATCCGGGTGCGGCGCGTCTTCTCCGTACACGCTGGCCGGACCGCCCGACAGGACGATGCCGGTGACGTTGCGCGCCGAGAGTTCGGACGCCGGCGTATCGTAGGGCAGCACCTCGCAATAGACGTGGCTTTCCCGAATGCGCCGCGCGATGAGCTGCGTGTACTGCGCGCCGAAATCGAGGATGGCAATCCAGTTCGAGTCAGCCATTTAATGGAATTCAGATGGATGAAAGACGGGTGCCGTCAAATTAACGAACAGGTTAGATAATATAGCCCGTTCATCGTGTTTTGTCCAGCGTTGAAAGTATTTCCTCGAGTGCAGGTTCGCCCGAGGTCAGCCGGAGCGCGATATCCAGGGCGACCAGGTGTTTTCTGGCGGCGTGGTCCGGGATCCGGACGGCGTCTTTCTTCGTGGTGACGATGCATTCCGCGCCCGATGCTACGGCCAGGGACCATGCCCGGTCCAGGTCGGACGGAGAAAAGGGGTGGTGATCCCGGTACGCCAGGACCCGGGTTACATGGCCGCCGGCGTCCGTGACCGTCTGCACGAAGGAAGCCGGGTTGGCGATCCCGCAGAGGACAAGCACCTCGCGGCCGGCCAGCCAAGTCGGCGGGAGCCGGGTACCGTCGTCCGGACCGTCGTCTAGGTTGTTCTCCAGGCCGTTGTCCTCGCCGTCGTCCAGGCGTCGCAGCCCTGCGGGTTCATAGACGGCTTCGATGAGCGCCAGGTGGGGGAACTCGCCTGTGATACGCGCCGTGTCGACCGCCGCCAAACGGGTCTGATCCGTCCGAGTCAGCACCAGTGCATGGGCGCGCTGGAGCGAGGAAAACGGTTCGCGATAGGGGCCGGCGGGGAGCAGTCGGCCGGGTTTGTACTCCGGACCGGGCAGGCTAAGCTGGCCGGAGGCGTCATGCACCACGATGTCCACCGCGCGGGCCGTGCTCCGGTGCTGGAATCCGTCATCCAGCAGCAGCACGTCCGCCCCGTGGCGGTCAATGGCCATCCGTCCCGCAGCCGTGCGGCTCGGACCGACAACCACAGGTACATCGGAAAGGACCGAGGCCAGGAAGGCCGGTTCGTCGCCCGCCTCCTGCCAGGGGGCGTCCGGTCTGACCACCTGGGTTGCGCGGGAATTCCTGCCGTAACCCCGGCTCAGCACGGCGGGCCGGTAGCCGGCGTCCCGCAGGCGGTGGGCAAGGTATCTCACCACGGGCGTCTTCCCCGCGCCGCCCGCGGTCAGTGCGCCCACGCTGATTACCGGGACCGGAATGCGGTAGGAAGTCAGCAGTTTCCTGTCGTACAGCCCGTTGCGTATCCGGACCGCTATGGCCATCAGCAGGGACGGGGGCAACAGCGTGACACGCAGGAAGCGAATGGCCGGTGCGCGCTCGCCGGGGTCCATCAACCGGGTAATGAACGGCATGCGATGTGGGTAGCGCCGCGGCCCGGAATCGCCGGATCCGTTGGGGTCCGGCTCGAGGATCCACCGGTCGACCAGGTCCAGGGTGCGGTCTACAGCCCTGGAGCATTCGAGCACGGCCTGTCGGGCGGCCGCACCCGCCTGCGCGTGCATGCCGGAATCATCCAGCCATTCGAGCCATTGGCGGGCGAGTTCGTCGCCGTCGTGGACGACTATGCCGCCCCCGGTCCGCAGCAGGGCAGCGGCGCTCGCCCGGACGTTCTCGGTGTGGGGACCGAAGAGGACCGGAATGCCACATGCCGCGGGCTCGAGCAGGTTGTGGCCGCCGAGGGGAACCAGCGTGGCGCCGACGAAGGCCATGTCCGCGGCGGTGTACATGACCGCCAGTTCGCCCATGGTGTCCAGGATGATTACGTCGGCCGGAGCGGGGCTCGTCCCGCCCGAATCGTCGGGGCCGCCTGCTCCCGCGACGCCCGTGCCGCCCACACCATCGGGGTCGGCCAGGCGCGTCCGACGGACGAATCGCAGGCCGGCCGCCTTCAGCATCTGCTCGGCCGGGGGAATGCGCTGGAGGTGCCGGGGCGCCCAGATCATTTTCGCCTCGGGATACCGTTCCCGTACGCGGACGAAGGCCGCCAGCACGGCGCGTTCCTCTTCCAAGGGCCGGGGGCAACCCGCCATGATGACCGGTTCGGACGCGGACAGGCCGAGTTCACGACGGAGCGCTTCCCTTCCGGGTCCCTTCTGTTCGGCGGCCAGGTCGAACTTTACGTTTCCGGTTACCCGCACCCAGCCCGGGTCCGCGCCGAAGGTTATGAACCGTTCCCCGTCGAGCGCATGTTGGACGCCCACGACAGCCAGCCGCCGCAACATGCGCCGGAACAGCGGCTTCACGAAACGGTTTCGCACGAGACTGCGATCCGACATGCGGCCGTTGACCAGGGCCACGGGACAATCGTGAGCGGCGGCCGCCCCGAGCATGCCGGGCCAGAGTTCGCCTTCGAGCAGCACCAGTGCGCGGGGGCGTACCCGCCTGAACACCCGGCGGACGATGAAAGGCGCGTCGAGGGGCGCCAGTCCGAAGTACCGGGCCCGGGGTACGTGCTGCCTGACATAGGCCAGGCCGGTTTCCGTCATCGTGGTGACCAGCACCTGGCAATCGGGATGGCGTTTCGCGAATCCTTCGATCACTACCGCAAGGCCGGTGGCTTCGCCCACGGACGCGCAGTGGAACCAGACGACCGGCCGGTTCTCCCCGTCAGGGACGAGCGGCCGCTGGCCGAGCCGTTGGCGCATCCCGTACCGGTCCAGGATGGACAGGCAGGCCAGGACCGGCGAGAGCAGCACGGTCAGCGCGGAATACAGTAAGGTGTACACAAAGACCATGTCAGGAATCTGCCGCTTCTTCAGGTATCTGCCGGATATTCAGGACGTGGCCAAGCTTCGTCCGGCGACTTCGCGTGCATCCAACAGGCGTCGCTGGAGTTCGGCCCTGAGGGGTTCAAGGCGCTCGACCGGCGCGTCTCCAGGCACGGTCAGCGGTTCTCCGAAGGCAATCGCCACCCTGGAAAAGGGGCGTGGAAGCATGAAACGGTCCCAGCTTGAAAGCAAGCAGGCCTTGTGCGAAGCGACCGCGAAGGGCACGATGGGAAGGCCGGACCTCCCGGCAATGATCAGCGTACCCGGCTTGACTTGAAGCCGGGGACCGCGGGGCCCGTCCACGGTTACCCCCAGGTCGTCGCCGGCCGCGCCGGCCGCCGCCATGCGGAACAGGGCGCGCGTTCCCCCCCGGGTGGAAGATCCGCGTATGGTCCCGTATCCCATGCACTCGATGGCCCGGGCAATCCACTCGCCGTCCCGGTGCTGGCTCACTAGTACCTTTATCCCCTGCCGGCGGAAGGCATAGGTGGCCACCAGCAAGCCCTCGTGCCAGAAGGCGTATATCACCTGCCGGCCGCCTTCCCGCGCTTGCTCGAGGTACTCCGCTCCGATCCTGCGGATGGTGAGCGATCTTCCAAGCAGGCCGATGGCCCCGGCGCTCAGCTTACCAATCAAGGTATATACGGGGCCTTCAATGCCCGCCATCGGCTGCCCTCTCCCCGCGCGGCCCGCTTTCCCGGCGCGGCCCGCTTTCCCGATCATCCGTTTGATGCTCGTACGCGCCTTCCGCCATGTCCAGGGCCAGGTCGGCGACGCGCGACGAAGCGCCCGGTGTACCCAGGCGGGTCCGTACCTCCCGGAGTTCGCGTGCCATGGCCTCCCGTTTTCCCGGGTCCTTCAACAGCTCCAGGGCCACGGGGGACAGCACTTCCGGATCGACGGCGTCCTGGAGGAATTCCGGTGCGATGCGCCGTCCCGCGACCACGTTCACCAGGCCGATGTCCGGTATGCTGACCAGGCGGCGGGCGATCCACCAGGACAGTCGGGACATGCGGTACAGGACCAGCAGGGGCGTGCCGAAACAGGCGGATTCCAGGGTTGCCGTTCCCGACGTGACGAGCAACAGGTCGGCGTGGCGCATGACCTCGTAGGTGCTTCCTTCCACCACGGGCACCTTCCTCGCGTCTTCTTCCAGGGCTGCATTCCCCGCGAGACACGCCGTCAGGTCGGTCCTGGAGACGGTTGGCGCCAGTCCGATGACCCCCTGGGTTCCGGGCAGCTCCCGCCGGAC
This genomic interval carries:
- a CDS encoding GTP-binding protein, producing MPQSERLPVTVLSGFLGAGKTSLLNNVLNNREGMRVAVIVNDMSEVNIDAALVERGGAELSRTEEKLVEMTNGCICCTLRDDLLAEVSRLAQERRFDYLLIESTGISEPIPVAQTFTFEDENGVSLGQVSRLDTMVTVVDAASFLRDYNAAEALQDRGESLGEEDHRTVTDLLIDQIEFADVIVLNKLDLVSNDQALEVEAIVKAFNPGAKVLMATRGQVPLECVLDTGLFDYEKAAHSAGWIRELQGEHTPETEEYGISSFTYRTSQPFDAEKLWAFLHDDGNWSGVLRSKGFFWVAADHRVAYEWAQAGGISSVKPLGMWWAAVPREHWGHPEDQRPDRQPGWHARFGDRAQQLVFIGQQMHEAAIRARLDACLLEEDLAAADSKTWAEARNPFPELQMTEESA
- a CDS encoding metal ABC transporter substrate-binding protein, with amino-acid sequence MAKLIIRSIRSFVFAACLIALSGAGTARADTSIDVVASFSILGDMVRQIGGDRVHVTTLVGPGEDAHVYQPTPADARTVAEARLLVVNGLGFEGWIDRLTKASGYKGRVVTATDGVKPLWVGESGHREIDPHAWQSLDNARIYVRNIAGGLAAVDPAGAEIYHRNTTRYMDEIDAVEAQVRATIDSLPAERRMVVTSHDAFGYLSADFGIEFHAPVGFSTEAEPSAGDVARLIRQINREKISAVFIDNISDRRLLDQIVRETGAQIGGTLYSDALSKAGGPADTHLGMMLHNIRTLVAALGD
- a CDS encoding metal ABC transporter permease, producing MYDAVIAPFVEFGFMRRALVGCLALSLGATPIGVFLTLRRMSLTGDAMAHAILPGAALGYLVAGLSLGAMTLGGVIAGVTVAMLSGLVARTTVAREDSSLAAFYLISLAVGVVIVSTRGSNVDLLHILFGTVLALNDAAIYLVAGIATVTLLGLAVLYRPLVMECFDPGFLRSVSPLSPVGHYSFLVLAVLNLVGGFHALGTLMAVGIMILPAAAARFWTRDLTPLVVIGVLAAFLGGYVGLLLSYHASLPSGPAIILTAGAFYLFSLSFGPDGVIMTHLRPRRHLEA
- a CDS encoding metal ABC transporter ATP-binding protein, which encodes MIAPMDSTILRFENLTLGYDRHPAVHHLDYAIRAGSLVAVVGPNGAGKSTLLKGTIGSLVPLGGAIRLTGIDPSEIAYLPQQAEIDWSFPISVFDVVAIGLWRQRGASRRFGREGDRMVGEALDTVGLGGFERRPIGTLSGGQMQRALFARLLLQDARLILLDEPFTAIDSATVRDLKGLIRRWHRERRTVVAVLHDLDQVRSEFPETLLLAREQIAAGPTEDVLSPANLDHARRLTEAFDDGAVLCVR
- a CDS encoding transcriptional repressor, translating into MNNKALSQVLERAEALCHERGARLTEQRKAALQLLCVAEKPLSAYDLLERMRGVVRNPAPPTVYRALNFLLEQGLVHKLESLNAYVGCAHPDHPHASQFLICDDCGEVAEVEDPSVALSLKAAGNEIGFRTRRPVVELLGTCAQCSSEKDDPA
- a CDS encoding lysophospholipid acyltransferase family protein, whose protein sequence is MIGKAGRAGKAGRAGRGQPMAGIEGPVYTLIGKLSAGAIGLLGRSLTIRRIGAEYLEQAREGGRQVIYAFWHEGLLVATYAFRRQGIKVLVSQHRDGEWIARAIECMGYGTIRGSSTRGGTRALFRMAAAGAAGDDLGVTVDGPRGPRLQVKPGTLIIAGRSGLPIVPFAVASHKACLLSSWDRFMLPRPFSRVAIAFGEPLTVPGDAPVERLEPLRAELQRRLLDAREVAGRSLATS
- the lpxK gene encoding tetraacyldisaccharide 4'-kinase; this translates as MVFVYTLLYSALTVLLSPVLACLSILDRYGMRQRLGQRPLVPDGENRPVVWFHCASVGEATGLAVVIEGFAKRHPDCQVLVTTMTETGLAYVRQHVPRARYFGLAPLDAPFIVRRVFRRVRPRALVLLEGELWPGMLGAAAAHDCPVALVNGRMSDRSLVRNRFVKPLFRRMLRRLAVVGVQHALDGERFITFGADPGWVRVTGNVKFDLAAEQKGPGREALRRELGLSASEPVIMAGCPRPLEEERAVLAAFVRVRERYPEAKMIWAPRHLQRIPPAEQMLKAAGLRFVRRTRLADPDGVGGTGVAGAGGPDDSGGTSPAPADVIILDTMGELAVMYTAADMAFVGATLVPLGGHNLLEPAACGIPVLFGPHTENVRASAAALLRTGGGIVVHDGDELARQWLEWLDDSGMHAQAGAAARQAVLECSRAVDRTLDLVDRWILEPDPNGSGDSGPRRYPHRMPFITRLMDPGERAPAIRFLRVTLLPPSLLMAIAVRIRNGLYDRKLLTSYRIPVPVISVGALTAGGAGKTPVVRYLAHRLRDAGYRPAVLSRGYGRNSRATQVVRPDAPWQEAGDEPAFLASVLSDVPVVVGPSRTAAGRMAIDRHGADVLLLDDGFQHRSTARAVDIVVHDASGQLSLPGPEYKPGRLLPAGPYREPFSSLQRAHALVLTRTDQTRLAAVDTARITGEFPHLALIEAVYEPAGLRRLDDGEDNGLENNLDDGPDDGTRLPPTWLAGREVLVLCGIANPASFVQTVTDAGGHVTRVLAYRDHHPFSPSDLDRAWSLAVASGAECIVTTKKDAVRIPDHAARKHLVALDIALRLTSGEPALEEILSTLDKTR
- the guaA gene encoding glutamine-hydrolyzing GMP synthase; this translates as MADSNWIAILDFGAQYTQLIARRIRESHVYCEVLPYDTPASELSARNVTGIVLSGGPASVYGEDAPHPDPGIFEAGKPILGICYGLQLMGHYHEGEVAHAGTREYGNAGIRTTGDTPLFRDLPERMTVWMSHGDELKAPPPDFDVIARSDNGHIAAVAQLDRRIYGVQFHPEVVHTVQGREVLENFVFAICGCEGSWTPRTFIDEALASIRETVGERRVACFASGGVDSSVVAALIGRAIGDRLTCIFVDTGMLRKDEAREVEETYRRTINARFRFVDASDRFLDRLKGVEEPEQKRKIIGDEFIRVLESELTSLRGVHILAQGTLYPDVIESASVKGPASVIKTHHNVGGLPDDLELELLEPVRNLFKDEVRTVGRELGLPDEIINRHPFPGPGLGIRVLGEVTRERVAMLQDADRIFIDELRRAGLYDEVSQALAVLLPVKTVGVMGDARTYERVIALRAVTTLDFMTADWARLPTDFLAHVSNRIINEVRGVNRVVYDLSSKPPGTIEWE
- a CDS encoding nitrate reductase, whose amino-acid sequence is MLINTSPRRPDRERVRNIKEALREALSLSDDMTVTVTELACLEEGCAPVETVIGLLRPDAPQLQCKLHKSIESVDAEDLVQVCKVWGFDAPTTVLEYPANP